From Arachis stenosperma cultivar V10309 chromosome 2, arast.V10309.gnm1.PFL2, whole genome shotgun sequence, one genomic window encodes:
- the LOC130961059 gene encoding geranylgeranyl pyrophosphate synthase, chloroplastic-like, whose amino-acid sequence MSSVNLNTSFLFHQGSRSRSPTFHLFHTLTKLPISSITTKKPQKGNRLFPFPSFSVSAVLTKEDVLKGKDENKESEKPAFNFKSYMVNRATTVNQALNDAVSLREPQKIHEAMRYSLLAGGKRVRPVLCLAACELVGGTEAMAMPAACAIEMIHTMSLIHDDLPCMDNDDLRRGMPTNHKVFGEDVAVLAGDALLAFAFEHMAVDTAKAGVPPARIVRALGELSKAIGAEGLVAGQVVDIASEGIADVGLEKLEFIHVHKTAALLEGAVVLGAILGGGSDDEVERLRKFATCIGLLFQVVDDILDVTKSSEELGKTAGKDLVADKVTYPKLLGLEKSREFADELNKDAQAQLAAFDPDKAAPLVSLANYIAYRQN is encoded by the coding sequence ATGAGTTCCGTGAACCTCAACACAAGTTTCCTGTTCCACCAAGGCAGCAGATCCAGATCCCCAACTTTTCATCTGTTCCACACACTCACAAAACTCCCCATTTCTTCAATTACCACAAAGAAGCCACAAAAAGGGAATCGACTTTTTCCTTTTCCTTCGTTCTCGGTCTCCGCGGTGCTTACCAAAGAAGATGTCCTCAAgggcaaagatgaaaataaaGAGAGCGAGAAACCCGCTTTCAATTTCAAGTCCTATATGGTCAATAGAGCCACCACTGTGAACCAGGCGTTAAACGACGCCGTTTCACTCCGCGAGCCACAGAAGATTCACGAGGCCATGCGTTACTCTCTCCTCGCCGGCGGTAAGCGCGTCCGTCCGGTTCTCTGCCTCGCCGCTTGCGAGCTCGTCGGCGGCACCGAGGCGATGGCGATGCCGGCGGCGTGCGCCATCGAGATGATCCACACCATGTCCCTCATCCACGACGACCTCCCCTGCATGGACAACGACGACCTACGCCGTGGAATGCCGACGAACCACAAGGTATTCGGCGAGGACGTTGCGGTCCTCGCCGGCGATGCGCTCCTCGCCTTCGCCTTCGAGCATATGGCTGTGGATACGGCAAAGGCAGGCGTGCCGCCGGCGAGAATCGTCAGGGCCCTCGGGGAGCTCTCGAAGGCGATCGGAGCCGAGGGCCTCGTGGCCGGTCAGGTGGTGGACATCGCCTCGGAAGGCATCGCCGATGTCGGTTTAGAGAAGCTGGAATTCATTCACGTCCACAAGACGGCGGCCTTGCTTGAAGGCGCGGTTGTTCTTGGAGCAATTCTTGGCGGCGGTTCTGATGATGAGGTAGAGAGGCTGAGAAAGTTCGCCACGTGTATAGGGCTTTTGTTTCAGGTCGTGGATGACATTCTTGATGTCACAAAGTCCTCAGAGGAGCTTGGAAAGACTGCAGGGAAGGATTTGGTCGCTGATAAGGTCACATACCCTAAATTATTGGGCCTGGAAAAATCTAGAGAGTTCGCCGACGAGTTGAACAAGGATGCTCAGGCTCAACTTGCTGCCTTTGATCCTGATAAGGCTGCTCCTTTGGTTTCTTTGGCTAATTACATTGCTTACAGGCAAAACTAG